A part of Solibacillus sp. FSL H8-0538 genomic DNA contains:
- a CDS encoding YqgQ family protein, with product MKSMLDIINLLKKYGTYIYTLDRLGDLALMEDEIKELYKANVLDIRDYQMALLLLRQEATKLQAGIN from the coding sequence GTGAAATCAATGTTAGATATTATTAACTTATTAAAAAAATATGGAACGTACATTTATACATTAGATCGTTTAGGTGATTTAGCGTTAATGGAAGATGAAATTAAAGAATTATACAAAGCGAATGTGTTAGATATTCGTGACTACCAAATGGCATTATTATTACTACGTCAAGAAGCGACAAAGCTTCAAGCAGGAATAAATTAA
- a CDS encoding 5-formyltetrahydrofolate cyclo-ligase has product MEKKEMRQNMRQFLLSLTYEQYKARSLAIAKQLFQEPSIIEGKTIAVTMSNRPEVDTIAIIEELWRLGKRVAVPKCKPATKEMAFYEIDGFFQTERAYMDILEPRTDIAALVPKEDLDVIIVPGIVFDHRGYRIGYGGGYYDRYLQGFSGTLISLAFNEQITECVPNECYDLPVHTILTEEIRIDCKSNRKELSS; this is encoded by the coding sequence GTGGAAAAAAAAGAGATGCGCCAAAATATGCGCCAATTTTTGCTAAGTTTAACGTATGAACAATATAAAGCACGCTCATTAGCAATTGCGAAGCAACTTTTTCAAGAACCTTCAATTATTGAAGGAAAAACGATTGCTGTTACGATGTCAAATCGTCCGGAAGTGGATACAATTGCGATTATCGAGGAATTATGGAGACTTGGAAAACGAGTAGCTGTGCCGAAATGTAAGCCAGCGACGAAAGAAATGGCATTTTATGAAATTGACGGGTTCTTTCAAACAGAACGTGCCTATATGGACATACTTGAGCCAAGAACCGATATCGCGGCATTAGTACCAAAAGAGGATCTTGATGTCATCATCGTGCCAGGAATCGTTTTTGATCATCGTGGATATCGAATTGGTTATGGTGGGGGCTATTATGACCGCTATTTGCAGGGGTTTTCAGGAACACTCATCTCACTAGCCTTCAACGAGCAAATAACAGAATGTGTACCGAATGAATGCTACGATTTACCGGTACATACGATATTAACGGAAGAAATTCGCATCGATTGTAAGTCGAATCGAAAGGAGCTATCATCGTGA
- the rpmG gene encoding 50S ribosomal protein L33: MRVNITLACTDCGERNYISKKNKRNNPERLELKKYCSREKKYTTHRETK, from the coding sequence ATGCGCGTAAATATTACTTTAGCTTGCACAGATTGCGGCGAACGTAACTATATTTCAAAAAAGAACAAGCGTAACAATCCAGAGCGTCTTGAACTTAAAAAATATTGCTCTCGTGAGAAGAAATACACTACTCACCGTGAAACAAAGTAA
- a CDS encoding LysR family transcriptional regulator, producing the protein MELMPLIYFKLVAKLENMSRAAEQLHITQPALSKSISQLEASLGVPLFDRNGRSIRLNRYGKFFLERTELILREYDRAREDLTNLIAPGQGEVSIGFMHTLGLQVIPALLTDVRNVYPQMKFQLTQSNSGVLLHKLEAGDLDLCLISSVELGHHVHWEKLWDEELFLIVPYEHPLVGEQSVKLEQFAAEPFISIKKGNSLRKSVDELYRQEGFVLNVAFEGEEIHTVAGLVESGLGVSLIPHIKGLEQYRLHVIPVAAENCKREIGIAYMENRFISAVTEQFSTYVKQYFKEN; encoded by the coding sequence ATGGAACTAATGCCATTAATATATTTTAAATTAGTTGCCAAACTAGAAAATATGTCACGCGCAGCTGAACAACTACATATTACGCAGCCTGCACTAAGTAAATCCATCTCTCAGCTCGAGGCAAGTCTTGGTGTACCGCTTTTTGATCGTAATGGGCGTTCGATTCGGCTCAATCGATACGGTAAATTTTTTTTAGAGCGAACTGAGCTAATTTTACGAGAATATGATCGTGCCCGAGAGGATTTAACGAATTTAATAGCACCTGGTCAAGGAGAGGTGTCGATTGGTTTTATGCATACACTAGGCTTGCAGGTTATACCGGCACTGTTGACGGATGTGCGCAATGTGTATCCGCAAATGAAGTTTCAGCTAACGCAAAGTAATTCGGGCGTGTTGCTTCATAAACTTGAAGCTGGGGATCTTGATTTATGTTTAATTTCTTCAGTGGAGTTGGGTCATCATGTACATTGGGAAAAGCTTTGGGATGAGGAATTATTTTTAATCGTGCCATATGAACATCCATTAGTCGGTGAGCAAAGCGTGAAGCTTGAGCAATTTGCCGCCGAGCCATTTATTTCGATTAAAAAGGGCAACTCCTTGCGCAAATCGGTGGATGAGCTTTACCGTCAGGAGGGTTTTGTACTAAATGTAGCGTTTGAGGGGGAGGAGATTCATACGGTTGCCGGGCTTGTAGAAAGTGGGCTTGGCGTGTCACTAATTCCTCATATAAAGGGACTTGAACAGTACCGACTACATGTAATTCCAGTCGCTGCGGAAAATTGCAAGCGGGAGATTGGAATTGCCTATATGGAAAATCGTTTTATAAGTGCCGTCACCGAACAGTTTAGCACCTATGTAAAGCAATATTTTAAGGAAAACTAA
- a CDS encoding MFS transporter, translating to MTYIQKGTKPFKLANLALFAAGFITFANLYITQPLLPQFSQEFNVSPAMASLSLSLTTIMLSVSLILFGSLSEAWGRKRLMTASIFAASVLTIALAFSPTFEVLLLLRIVQGFVFAGVPAIAMAYLGEEMEPTSLGVAMGLYISGNSVGGLAGRVIMGTMTDLFNWQIGMIFIGLLSLAVSAYFVWALPDSRHFKPRPLQFKALTTSLFQHLKDPGLLCLFGIGFTLMGGFVTLYNYISFKLIAPPYNLSTTIVGWIFIVYLVGTFSSAWFGSLSDRFGRQQVLYAGIAIMLLGALSTLPVSLWMKLFGITVFTFGFFGAHSIASGWVSKRAIQDKAQASSLYLFSYYFGSSIGGTSGGFFWIHWGWNGIIAFISCSLLLSFALAMTLSWLNRTVTSQTEAHI from the coding sequence ATGACCTATATTCAAAAAGGAACAAAGCCATTTAAGCTCGCCAATTTAGCTTTATTTGCAGCTGGTTTCATTACATTTGCAAACCTATATATAACGCAGCCACTACTACCACAATTTTCACAGGAATTTAATGTCTCACCAGCAATGGCGAGTTTATCACTTTCCCTAACGACAATTATGTTATCAGTCAGCTTAATTTTATTTGGCTCTTTGTCGGAGGCTTGGGGGCGTAAACGGTTAATGACGGCATCTATTTTTGCAGCATCCGTGCTAACGATTGCACTCGCTTTTTCGCCAACCTTTGAAGTGTTACTATTACTTCGAATTGTGCAAGGCTTTGTATTCGCTGGTGTACCTGCCATAGCAATGGCCTATTTAGGAGAAGAAATGGAGCCTACTAGTCTTGGAGTAGCAATGGGGCTCTATATTAGTGGCAACTCTGTCGGAGGTTTAGCTGGGCGTGTCATTATGGGGACGATGACAGATTTATTTAACTGGCAAATTGGTATGATTTTTATTGGGTTACTCAGTTTAGCCGTGAGCGCGTATTTTGTATGGGCATTACCTGATTCAAGGCATTTCAAGCCGCGTCCGCTACAATTTAAAGCCTTAACTACGTCACTGTTCCAACATCTTAAGGACCCCGGTTTACTATGCTTATTTGGCATTGGCTTTACGTTAATGGGTGGGTTTGTCACACTGTATAACTATATTAGCTTCAAACTTATTGCCCCGCCGTATAATTTAAGCACGACGATTGTTGGATGGATTTTCATCGTCTATTTAGTAGGAACATTTAGCTCGGCGTGGTTCGGTAGTTTGTCTGATCGCTTTGGTCGTCAACAGGTACTCTATGCGGGGATTGCGATTATGCTGTTAGGGGCACTAAGTACGTTACCGGTTAGCCTTTGGATGAAGCTCTTCGGTATTACAGTCTTTACATTTGGGTTCTTCGGTGCGCATTCCATCGCGAGTGGTTGGGTGAGTAAGCGCGCCATACAAGATAAAGCACAAGCTTCTTCTCTTTATTTATTTTCTTATTATTTTGGTTCAAGCATTGGAGGAACATCTGGCGGCTTCTTCTGGATTCACTGGGGCTGGAACGGAATTATCGCGTTCATTAGCTGCTCACTTCTATTATCGTTCGCATTAGCCATGACACTTAGCTGGTTGAATCGTACAGTGACCAGTCAAACGGAAGCGCATATTTAA
- a CDS encoding DegV family protein: MGKKIAWVTDTAALLKEEFINDHNIHVLALNIVFEEGAFRETVDMTQNEFYDKLRVAKVHPKTSQPNFGEHVALYEKLKSEGYDCAIAVHTSVQLSGTFNSAFMASEQAGFKCYPIDSKIGSFPMGKMLEKGIEMVAGGSEPEEIVAELEDMTTRSELSFIPSNLTQLHKSGRVSGTAAFLSNLLNIKLVIAFDNGFCKMIEKVRADKRARNYVVNLLNKAREASNVSEVAVIHCNNEEGAIAWKNDLEKQYIDTKFIVLPLSACVGVHAGEGTVGLSWVRQ, encoded by the coding sequence ATGGGAAAGAAAATTGCATGGGTGACAGATACAGCTGCATTATTAAAAGAAGAGTTTATTAATGACCATAATATACATGTATTAGCATTAAATATTGTATTTGAAGAAGGCGCTTTTCGTGAAACGGTGGATATGACACAAAATGAGTTTTACGATAAATTGCGCGTAGCAAAAGTGCATCCGAAAACATCACAACCGAACTTCGGTGAGCACGTAGCATTATATGAAAAGCTAAAGTCGGAAGGATATGATTGTGCGATAGCTGTGCATACATCTGTTCAACTGTCTGGTACATTCAATAGTGCATTTATGGCGTCAGAGCAAGCGGGTTTCAAATGTTATCCAATTGATTCGAAAATCGGGTCGTTTCCAATGGGTAAAATGCTTGAAAAAGGAATAGAAATGGTAGCAGGCGGAAGTGAGCCAGAGGAAATTGTTGCTGAACTTGAGGATATGACGACGCGTTCAGAATTATCATTTATTCCGTCGAATTTAACGCAGCTGCATAAAAGTGGACGTGTTTCCGGAACCGCAGCTTTTTTAAGTAACTTATTAAATATTAAACTTGTTATTGCATTTGATAACGGCTTTTGTAAAATGATTGAAAAGGTACGAGCGGATAAGCGTGCCCGCAATTACGTGGTAAATTTATTAAATAAGGCACGTGAAGCATCAAATGTTTCAGAAGTAGCTGTTATTCACTGTAATAATGAAGAGGGCGCAATTGCATGGAAGAACGACTTGGAAAAGCAGTACATAGATACAAAATTTATCGTACTGCCATTATCAGCATGCGTAGGTGTACACGCAGGCGAAGGAACAGTAGGCCTTAGCTGGGTACGACAATAA
- a CDS encoding MarR family winged helix-turn-helix transcriptional regulator has protein sequence MDKAKLDNQLCFEVYRAANQFTKLYTKVLQPFQLTYPQYLVLLVLWDQDEQTSSSIGEKLGLGIGTLNPILQKLLEKGWLTKKPSPTDRRAAILSLTEKAKQEERTIEEKIINTMFCFDYLAQHGPELKQKVHELNEFLGIMNKGEQL, from the coding sequence TTGGATAAGGCAAAATTAGATAACCAGTTATGCTTCGAGGTGTACCGAGCAGCGAACCAATTTACAAAGCTTTACACAAAAGTGTTGCAACCATTTCAGCTGACCTATCCCCAGTACTTAGTGCTCCTTGTATTATGGGATCAGGACGAGCAAACAAGCTCATCCATAGGTGAAAAGCTAGGGCTTGGTATTGGAACATTGAACCCTATTTTACAAAAGCTCCTTGAAAAAGGCTGGCTTACAAAAAAGCCCTCGCCCACTGATCGACGCGCAGCCATTTTATCTTTAACAGAAAAAGCAAAACAGGAAGAGCGTACTATTGAAGAGAAAATTATTAACACAATGTTTTGTTTTGATTATTTAGCACAGCATGGTCCAGAGTTAAAACAAAAAGTACATGAATTAAACGAATTTTTAGGAATCATGAATAAGGGGGAGCAATTATGA
- a CDS encoding glutathione peroxidase, giving the protein MNIYEIEVTAANGESYKLERYKGHPMLIVNTATKCGLVGQFDALETLNKKYVEQGLVVLGFPSNQFKQELSTGAEAAEACRLSYGVTFPMHDVVKVNGSEAHPLFQLLSEETKGILGKSVKWNFTKFLVDREGNVIKRYAPTDNPMKFEKDIENYL; this is encoded by the coding sequence ATGAATATTTATGAGATTGAAGTAACTGCGGCGAACGGGGAAAGTTATAAGCTTGAACGTTATAAGGGACACCCGATGCTTATTGTTAACACAGCGACAAAATGTGGATTAGTGGGACAATTTGATGCTTTAGAAACGCTGAATAAAAAATACGTAGAGCAAGGTCTTGTCGTACTCGGTTTCCCTTCCAACCAGTTCAAACAGGAATTAAGTACGGGCGCTGAAGCAGCTGAGGCTTGCCGGCTTAGCTACGGCGTAACTTTCCCGATGCATGATGTAGTGAAGGTAAATGGGTCTGAAGCCCATCCGCTATTCCAACTGCTATCTGAAGAAACGAAGGGCATTCTAGGTAAAAGCGTGAAATGGAATTTTACGAAGTTTTTAGTGGACCGCGAAGGAAACGTAATTAAACGCTACGCACCAACAGATAATCCGATGAAATTCGAAAAGGATATTGAAAATTATTTATAA
- a CDS encoding DUF2187 family protein yields MTLKIAQINDTIAFTFMEQLVEGTVLKIYQNSVLVEIKPIFYEMYKGELLNERTVVNHRRYKCLSN; encoded by the coding sequence ATGACTTTAAAAATCGCACAAATTAATGATACGATTGCTTTTACATTTATGGAACAATTAGTTGAAGGTACCGTGTTAAAGATTTATCAAAACTCTGTACTTGTTGAAATTAAGCCTATATTTTACGAAATGTACAAGGGTGAGCTTTTAAATGAGCGTACAGTTGTAAATCACCGCCGATACAAGTGCCTTAGTAATTAA
- a CDS encoding carboxymuconolactone decarboxylase family protein, with amino-acid sequence MNERFNKGLETIKNYVTDEEVTKMVEHDALADIAPDLRKMIIEFAYGEVYSREGLDAKSRALVVITTVVTQGAAPQTKTHITRGLHAGLTPKEIVEALLQLVPYIGFPRVQNALVIAQQVFQERELTV; translated from the coding sequence ATGAATGAACGCTTTAACAAGGGGCTCGAAACGATTAAAAACTATGTAACTGATGAAGAGGTTACAAAGATGGTCGAGCATGATGCGCTTGCAGATATCGCACCGGATTTACGCAAAATGATTATTGAGTTTGCGTACGGTGAAGTGTATTCACGTGAAGGATTGGATGCAAAAAGTCGTGCGCTTGTCGTCATTACAACAGTCGTGACACAAGGTGCTGCACCACAAACAAAAACGCATATTACACGGGGACTTCATGCGGGTTTGACGCCGAAAGAAATTGTTGAGGCATTATTACAACTTGTACCGTATATTGGTTTTCCACGTGTCCAAAATGCATTAGTCATCGCACAGCAAGTGTTCCAGGAACGTGAACTAACAGTGTGA
- a CDS encoding DUF5071 domain-containing protein → MLPKDKFDIQAIEHFKTAPPSQVVPLLPELLTWIQDMNWPVAEPTIELLMTYPTEITPLVEDVLLGDDDMWKYWCLQRIVPNLPFYSKMVLANAVEQIAQSVNPRDADLVKLAKSVLLSFES, encoded by the coding sequence ATGCTACCAAAAGATAAATTTGACATACAAGCGATTGAGCATTTTAAAACAGCACCTCCTTCACAAGTAGTTCCTTTGTTGCCAGAGCTGTTAACGTGGATTCAGGATATGAATTGGCCTGTAGCAGAGCCTACAATTGAACTATTAATGACGTATCCAACCGAAATTACTCCCCTTGTAGAAGATGTGCTACTAGGAGATGATGACATGTGGAAATACTGGTGCTTACAACGAATTGTGCCGAACTTGCCGTTTTACTCGAAAATGGTACTCGCAAATGCGGTCGAGCAAATCGCACAAAGCGTCAATCCACGTGATGCGGATTTAGTTAAGCTTGCTAAGAGCGTACTACTAAGCTTTGAGTCGTGA
- a CDS encoding anthranilate synthase component II: MILLIDNYDSFTYNLYHQIAMLGKEVQVVRNDAVTIQDIRELNPEAIVISPGPGNPSEAGITVEAIRALHTEYPILGICLGHQSIGEAFGGEVVRANNIMHGKTSVLEYSATGLFEQLQGEVEVMRYHSLIIDPATLHSDFEVVATSSDDGEIMAIQHKKYPIFGLQFHPESIGTETGSKMVEAFLNHI; the protein is encoded by the coding sequence ATGATTTTACTAATCGATAATTATGATTCATTCACATACAATTTGTATCATCAAATCGCGATGTTAGGAAAAGAAGTGCAAGTTGTCCGCAATGATGCTGTGACAATTCAAGACATTCGTGAGCTCAACCCTGAAGCCATCGTTATTTCACCAGGTCCAGGTAATCCTTCAGAAGCGGGCATTACAGTAGAAGCGATTCGTGCGCTTCATACAGAATATCCGATTTTAGGTATTTGCCTTGGTCATCAGTCGATTGGTGAGGCGTTTGGTGGAGAGGTCGTCCGCGCGAATAATATTATGCATGGCAAAACGAGCGTGCTGGAGTATTCGGCAACGGGCCTTTTTGAGCAACTACAAGGCGAAGTAGAAGTGATGCGTTATCACTCACTAATTATTGACCCAGCAACGCTGCACTCTGATTTTGAAGTTGTTGCAACATCAAGTGATGACGGTGAAATTATGGCGATCCAACACAAAAAGTACCCGATATTTGGTTTGCAATTCCACCCTGAATCAATCGGCACAGAAACGGGCTCCAAAATGGTCGAAGCTTTTTTGAATCATATATAA
- the trpE gene encoding anthranilate synthase component I produces MTVETRDFLVKELQGDMLTPISIYSSLQGDKKVLFESNAKYNESGRYSFIAASPIAELKGNQFDTYYSDENGEEHELKVPVLEKLKEVLPMRNSEYPFAFFGGAIGYFGYETAYHFETIGEIVNDAYNMPDVHVFFYDTFVIIDHLLQKVTIAAIDLFQSGRTQKQMEQAIVKFEQEITRGVVHEELEATDIAFQPTIAKEHFINMVETAQEHIRNGDIFQVVLSQTFESKFTGNPFALYRKLRTTNPSPYMFYVDFGDYKILGTSPESLVKVQNGVVTTNPIAGTKPRGKTEAEDSALAEGLLNDQKEIAEHKMLVDLGRNDVGRIAKIGSVQVSKYMEIERYKYVMHIVSEVIGELRADAHVVDVLASSLPAGTVSGAPKIRAMQIINRLEQKKRGVYAGAIGYISTTGNMDLALAIRTMIVKDEKAYVQAGAGIVYDSVPESEYEETLNKARALLEVKR; encoded by the coding sequence ATGACAGTTGAGACGAGAGATTTTTTAGTAAAAGAATTGCAGGGCGATATGCTGACGCCGATTTCGATTTATTCATCACTTCAAGGTGATAAAAAAGTGTTGTTTGAATCAAACGCCAAGTACAACGAAAGTGGGCGCTATTCATTTATCGCAGCCAGTCCGATTGCTGAATTAAAGGGCAATCAATTTGACACGTATTACAGCGATGAAAACGGGGAAGAGCATGAGCTAAAAGTACCTGTGCTAGAAAAATTAAAAGAGGTACTGCCAATGCGCAACAGCGAGTATCCATTTGCCTTCTTCGGCGGTGCAATTGGTTATTTTGGGTATGAAACTGCTTACCATTTCGAAACAATTGGAGAAATTGTCAATGATGCCTACAATATGCCAGATGTACATGTATTTTTCTATGATACATTTGTCATCATTGATCATTTACTTCAGAAAGTAACGATTGCGGCGATTGATTTATTCCAATCAGGCCGCACACAGAAGCAGATGGAACAAGCGATTGTGAAGTTTGAACAAGAAATTACGCGGGGAGTTGTTCATGAAGAGCTTGAGGCGACCGATATTGCATTCCAACCAACAATTGCGAAGGAACATTTTATTAATATGGTTGAGACGGCGCAGGAGCATATTCGTAACGGGGATATTTTCCAAGTAGTATTATCCCAAACATTTGAATCAAAATTCACTGGTAATCCGTTTGCACTATACAGAAAATTACGCACAACGAATCCATCACCATATATGTTTTATGTCGATTTCGGTGACTATAAAATTTTAGGAACATCACCTGAAAGCTTAGTAAAAGTACAAAACGGTGTTGTAACAACGAATCCAATTGCCGGCACAAAGCCACGCGGGAAAACAGAAGCGGAAGATAGTGCGCTTGCTGAAGGCTTACTAAATGACCAAAAAGAAATTGCCGAACATAAAATGTTAGTAGATTTAGGACGCAATGATGTTGGCCGCATCGCAAAAATTGGCTCGGTTCAGGTCAGTAAATACATGGAAATCGAACGTTATAAATACGTAATGCACATCGTATCGGAAGTCATTGGTGAACTGCGCGCTGATGCCCATGTTGTGGACGTATTAGCATCAAGCTTACCAGCAGGAACGGTATCAGGTGCACCAAAAATTCGGGCGATGCAAATTATTAATCGCCTAGAACAGAAGAAGCGCGGAGTCTATGCAGGGGCGATCGGTTATATTTCAACTACTGGCAATATGGATTTAGCACTTGCCATTCGTACGATGATTGTGAAAGATGAGAAGGCATACGTGCAAGCAGGTGCCGGAATTGTTTATGATTCAGTACCGGAATCCGAGTATGAGGAAACTTTAAATAAAGCGCGCGCATTGCTGGAGGTAAAACGATGA
- the pdxS gene encoding pyridoxal 5'-phosphate synthase lyase subunit PdxS, with the protein MNIQTGTNLVKRGMAQMQKGGVIMDVVNVEQAKIAEAAGAVAVMALERVPSDIRAAGGVARMADLRIVEDVMNAVSIPVMAKARIGHIVEARVLESMGVDYIDESEVLTPADEEFHLLKSAYKVPFVCGCRNLGEATRRIGEGAAMLRTKGEPGTGNIVEAVRHMRKVNAQVRAVVAMSEDELMTEAKNLGAPFELLLEIKRHGGLPVVNFAAGGIATPADAALMMELGADGVFVGSGIFKAENPEKFARAIVQATTHYQDYELIAAVSKELGTPMKGIEISTLAPSARMQERGW; encoded by the coding sequence ATGAACATTCAAACAGGTACAAATTTAGTAAAACGTGGCATGGCTCAAATGCAAAAAGGTGGCGTCATTATGGACGTGGTAAATGTAGAGCAAGCAAAAATTGCTGAGGCAGCTGGTGCAGTGGCAGTTATGGCGCTTGAACGTGTGCCATCTGACATACGTGCAGCGGGCGGTGTTGCACGTATGGCTGATCTTCGCATAGTCGAGGATGTTATGAATGCTGTGTCAATTCCAGTTATGGCAAAAGCGCGTATCGGACATATCGTAGAAGCACGAGTATTAGAATCAATGGGTGTGGATTATATTGATGAAAGTGAAGTATTAACACCAGCGGACGAAGAATTCCACTTACTAAAAAGCGCTTATAAAGTGCCATTCGTTTGCGGTTGCCGAAATTTAGGGGAAGCTACGCGTCGTATCGGAGAAGGGGCAGCAATGCTTCGTACAAAAGGTGAACCAGGTACAGGTAATATTGTAGAAGCCGTTCGTCACATGCGAAAAGTTAATGCACAAGTACGTGCAGTTGTTGCGATGAGCGAAGATGAATTAATGACAGAAGCGAAAAACTTAGGTGCTCCATTCGAATTACTTTTAGAAATTAAACGTCACGGTGGTTTACCAGTAGTTAATTTTGCAGCAGGTGGGATCGCAACACCAGCCGATGCTGCACTGATGATGGAACTTGGCGCTGACGGTGTATTCGTTGGGTCGGGTATTTTTAAAGCAGAAAACCCTGAAAAATTCGCCCGTGCGATTGTTCAAGCAACAACGCATTACCAAGATTACGAATTAATCGCAGCCGTTTCAAAAGAGCTTGGCACACCAATGAAAGGAATTGAAATTTCAACATTGGCACCTAGCGCACGTATGCAGGAGCGTGGCTGGTAA
- the pdxT gene encoding pyridoxal 5'-phosphate synthase glutaminase subunit PdxT — MKIGVLALQGAVAEHAAAIKAVDAQPVIIKHAEELAEIDGLLLPGGESTAMRKLIDFLDLLEPLQKFAAVKPVFGTCAGLILLAKQIEGQDDAHIGAMNISVSRNSFGRQVDSFEASLPIENVAADFPAVFIRAPKIEAVSEGVKVLAKINGEIVCAQEGHLLGCSFHPELTTDVRLMEHFKQMIATSLLERNISV; from the coding sequence ATGAAAATTGGTGTTCTTGCCTTGCAGGGCGCGGTTGCTGAACATGCGGCGGCTATTAAAGCAGTGGATGCACAACCCGTTATTATTAAACATGCGGAAGAATTAGCTGAAATTGACGGCTTATTATTACCTGGCGGAGAAAGCACAGCAATGCGTAAGCTGATTGATTTCCTTGATTTACTTGAGCCACTTCAAAAATTTGCTGCGGTGAAACCTGTTTTCGGAACTTGTGCTGGTCTTATTTTACTGGCAAAACAAATTGAGGGGCAGGATGACGCCCATATTGGTGCCATGAATATTTCCGTTTCCCGCAATTCATTTGGTCGCCAAGTGGATAGCTTCGAAGCTAGTTTGCCAATAGAAAATGTTGCCGCTGATTTCCCTGCCGTATTTATCCGCGCGCCGAAAATTGAGGCCGTTAGTGAGGGTGTAAAGGTTCTTGCAAAAATAAATGGTGAAATTGTGTGTGCACAGGAAGGTCATTTACTAGGTTGCTCATTTCACCCTGAACTAACAACTGATGTCCGTTTAATGGAACACTTTAAGCAAATGATTGCTACTTCCCTATTAGAAAGAAACATTTCGGTCTAA
- a CDS encoding DMT family transporter, whose amino-acid sequence MSQSKNSLLLITVLILIWGASWPIYKQSVPYIPPLYFAGIRALGGGLLLSALLWKIRHELHFKKNWLLYVVSAILNTALFIGLQTKGLNYLPGGMFSVLVYLQPVLVGVLSWLFLKEKMTPIKFFSLIIGFTGVAIVSISNLEQSFNWVGISLALATAFFWAAGVIVIKGFAGDANPYWIVSMQLLIGGSLLLGASFMTETITNVEWNLPVIIGISFGVTVGLPLSYLIYYKLIREGEASKVATSTFLVPIIAVLISVLFLGESLNITMSFGIILVAISVFSVNRT is encoded by the coding sequence ATGTCTCAGTCAAAAAATTCACTACTACTCATTACTGTACTCATTCTCATTTGGGGTGCTAGTTGGCCTATTTATAAACAATCTGTGCCGTATATTCCACCTCTGTATTTTGCGGGAATTCGGGCACTTGGTGGGGGGCTATTACTTTCCGCTTTATTATGGAAGATTCGCCACGAACTTCATTTCAAAAAGAATTGGTTGTTGTATGTTGTGTCAGCTATACTCAATACCGCATTGTTCATAGGCCTTCAAACAAAAGGATTAAACTATTTACCAGGAGGAATGTTTTCAGTACTCGTTTACTTACAACCTGTACTCGTAGGGGTTTTATCGTGGCTTTTTTTAAAGGAAAAGATGACGCCCATAAAATTTTTCAGTTTAATTATTGGGTTTACGGGTGTGGCAATAGTCAGTATTAGTAACCTTGAGCAGTCATTTAATTGGGTCGGCATCTCACTTGCACTCGCAACCGCCTTTTTTTGGGCAGCTGGTGTGATTGTCATTAAAGGTTTTGCTGGCGATGCAAACCCCTACTGGATTGTCTCCATGCAATTATTAATTGGTGGATCCTTGTTATTAGGGGCAAGCTTTATGACTGAAACAATAACAAATGTTGAATGGAACTTACCTGTCATCATCGGAATTTCATTTGGCGTTACGGTAGGGTTACCATTATCTTACTTAATTTATTACAAGCTCATTCGAGAGGGTGAAGCGAGTAAAGTGGCTACTTCTACATTTTTAGTTCCAATTATCGCTGTTTTAATAAGCGTACTTTTTTTAGGGGAATCTTTAAACATTACTATGTCGTTTGGCATTATTCTCGTTGCAATTAGTGTATTCTCTGTCAATCGCACATAA